In Canis aureus isolate CA01 chromosome 6, VMU_Caureus_v.1.0, whole genome shotgun sequence, one genomic interval encodes:
- the LOC144315119 gene encoding E3 ubiquitin-protein ligase RNF113A-like, whose translation MAEPLSPGKTTDQVCTFLFKKPGGGRGAAGRRRRGRCDQEPGDGGSGSDQGSAVVRPEKQRAAGDPMIQTTRGRGRGRGTQKAARGHPSSEEEGAEEPEAQSLGVAYRSTRSATPAGPGDVGATARSEPDPEEERDAQAIFERSRKIQEELRPKEDDKIYRGSNNYQKHMKPKDTSLGRASSGMVRKGPIRAPEHPCATVRWDYQPDTCKDFKETGFCGFGDSCKFLHDRSDYKHGWQVERELEDGRYGVYGDENYDVGSDDEEIPLRCLICRQTFENPVVTRCRHYFCESCALRHFRTTPRCYVCDQQTNGVFNPAKELMAKLEKHRAAEEGDASDFPEDLDEAPIATT comes from the coding sequence ATGGCAGAGCCGCTTTCTCCCGGAAAGACCACAGACCAGGTGTGCACCTTCCTCTTTAAAAAGCCCGGTGGAGGAAGAGGGGCTGCAGGCCGCAGGAGGCGCGGGCGCTGCGACCAGGAGCCTGGAGACGGCGGCAGCGGCAGCGACCAAGGCAGCGCTGTGGTTCGCCCCGAAAAGCAGCGGGCGGCGGGCGACCCGATGATACAGAcgacccggggccggggccggggccgtggGACCCAGAAGGCGGCTCGCGGCCACCCGAGCAGCGAGGAGGAGGGGGCGGAGGAGCCCGAGGCCCAGAGTCTGGGCGTGGCCTACAGGTCCACCCGCTCGGCAACCCCCGCGGGGCCAGGGGACGTGGGGGCGACTGCCCGCTCCGAGCCGGACCCCGAGGAGGAGCGCGACGCACAAGCCATCTTCGAGCGCAGCCGGAAGATCCAGGAGGagctgaggcccaaggaggaTGACAAGATCTATCGGGGAAGCAATAATTATCAGAAACACATGAAGCCCAAGGATACGTCTCTGGGCCGTGCGTCCTCCGGGATGGTGAGGAAGGGCCCCATCCGGGCGCCCGAGCATCCCTGTGCCACCGTGCGCTGGGACTACCAGCCCGACACTTGTAAGGACTTCAAGGAGACTGGCTTCTGCGGCTTCGGAGACAGCTGCAAGTTCCTCCACGACCGTTCAGATTACAAGCACGGGTGGCAGGTTGAACGTGAGCTTGAGGACGGTCGCTATGGTGTCTATGGGGACGAAAACTATGACGTGGGAAGCGATGATGAGGAAATACCACTCAGGTGTCTCATCTGTCGCCAGACCTTCGAGAATCCGGTTGTCACCAGGTGCAGGCATTATTTCTGCGAGAGCTGTGCACTGCGGCACTTCCGCACCACCCCTCGCTGCTATGTCTGTGACCAGCAGACCAACGGCGTCTTCAATCCAGCCAAAGAATTGATGGCAAAATTGGAGAAGCATCGAGCTGCAGAAGAGGGTGATGCTTCTGATTTCCCAGAAGACCTCGATGAGGCTCCGATCGCCACCACTTAG